CGGACCGTATCAGGACGTGACTGCGGCTCTTCTTCAACGACATTGCCGGGAGGCGGAGGCACTAGAGCGAACGCGGAGACACCTCTTCCCCGACCGGGCCGACGAGGACGTCCAGCCGAGCCTTTACAGCCGACACGATCGCCGGCACTAACGGTTGGATGGCCAGGAAGGCCTCATACGCTCCGGTGAGACATCTCTTAGGTAAAGCCCGGGAGGGGCCAGGTGCGAGAAAATGTGCATATCTTATGCATAGGGCTTTGGTGGGAGTGAAATGGTCGAGGCTCGTATGGCGCACACAACGGTAGTCTCTGAGTTTGTCGATAGCGTGCAGGAACTGCGCACGCCCTAAATTTCCCCCAATCGCCTGTCCAAAGCTCTCGGTGTGCCCATTGCCGGCTTGGCGGAACCGACAGGCGTCCATCGCAGCACTGTACGCAATCCTTCTTCCGAAAGGCTGCAAGGACGCATGCGGGAAATGATCGAGGTGATCTCGGCTGCGGCTGAACTGACTGGAGCACTTGATAAGGCAATCGACTGGTATCGAAACTAGCGTCACAAGACGGCCGCGGAACTCGTCGCTGAAAGACATGTCGAAGCCATTCTGGCCTATATCTGTGATCTTGGTAACGGCGCGCGCGGGTGAGGCTTTATGCGTCTAGATCCGCTGAGCGAGATTTTTCACCGTTTCCTCGCCCCAATGGGGCGCGCGTCTTCCCACCAGTGGGCAGGGGCTGTGGTCGCAGCCCGTCAACGAACGCCTCGATGAAGCATACCGCATTGTCAGGACCGACATACTCCTCGACCGCTTCCGGCAGAAGCAACATCTGGGAGCGATCAATTCCTGATAAATGTGCCATGGAAAAATCTACGATGGCCCGCTACTTTGAGGAATCCCCGACGGCGGCCTTGGAGACAATTGCGTGTTTGAAGACCAGTCATTTAGCATCCCGGTTGATCAGATCGAATGCCGCGTTTTCGGAAATTTTCAGCTTTCTGAAGCTGTGGAAGAGACGAGGAAAGCAAATTGGGAAGCTCTCCTCATAAAGAATTCCGCCGCCTTCGACGGGGCTTTGCTCCGCATGGCAGATCATCGGATTGAAGATGGCCGCTTAATTGTTGGTGCAAATAGCACGTCGTTTTCTGCATATGTGGCAACACGCCATCCCAGATTCGGTGATAGGCATCCGCACGCGGCACGAGCTGATCCGCTCGGAATGACTGCTGTTGTCTTGACAGCAGACGACGGTGTCATCGTCACGAAGAGAAGCCTTTCGGCGGATCAGAACCCTGGCGGGCTCTATCTTATCGGAGGCTATGCTGAACCCGGTAAAGGCTCTGATACGGTCGATCTTTTTCAGGAAGTTGCTCGCGAGATCGCAGAGGAAATTGCTGTCTCTGATCTTACCCGCTCTGCATCGTTTGCAATTGGACTTGCTTACGATCCTGTCTTCTGCCACCCGGAACTATTCCTGTTGACAGTCAGCAAAACGTCAGCGGCCGATATTTTAAAAGGCGCTCAAAATGCGCCAGATCGAAACGAAGCCGCTCAACTCCTCGCGTATCCACTGCGCGACGTTCTTGATGAGGGCGGCCCACTGGCGAATGCGCCAAAAACATGGAGCTTCGTCAAAGCCAGAGATTTTCTTCGACAGCACTTGCTGGCGAGTGGCTCCATTTAGAGTTTTCGCACAGTCGCCATCAGTTTTGGGACAACGATAGGCTGCCTTTAGAACCGGAAGCTGTTTCAGTCGCACCTTTAGGCCCGCGGACGATCGCTCTTGGCGAAAGGGGTCTTACCTCAGATCAGACGGCGCTTTGCGACTTCGCTCACTTCGAGGGTGAGACCAGCCAGGCGGTCAGCGGCAAGACGGTTGATTTGCCAGTATAGCGGAATGTCGAGGGGCGTTTCCGGTATCAGCTCTATCAGACGTCCGGCGAGAAGATGCTCACGCGTCAGCTCGACTGGGTTCATGCCCCAACCCATGCCAGAGAGGCTGGCTTCGATGAAGCTATTGGTCGACGGAAGCCAATGGCTCGGGAAATTTACTGAGTGCCCCAGCGTGCGGCGTACCCAGTCGCTTTGAAGCTTGTCCTTCTGGTTGAAGGTAAGTGCCGGGGCGTTGGCGATAGCCTTGGGAGTTACCCCTTCGGGAAAATAGCGAGATACGAATTCTGGGCTCGCCGTTGCATGGTATCGAAGAGAGCCAAGAAAAAAGCGTCTGCACCCCGATATCGGCTTTTCCGCGCTCGTCACGGCGGCAACGACGCGGCCGCGCTGCAGCCATTCCGCAGTATGGTCTTGGTCATCAACTGAAATACTGACCAAGTAGCTGGAGGATTTCGAGAAGTTCGAGATGGCCTCCAGGAACCATGTTCCGAGGCTATCGGCGTTGGTAGCAATCTGGAGCATAACCCTGTGCTCGGGATCGGCAGGATCGACCAGCGACGGCAGATGCTCAAACAGCTCGTTTTCGAGCATGCCGACATTGTCCATATGCCGACAAAGCCATTCGCCCTTCTCGGTTGCCGTGCACGGATTGCCGCGGACGATCAGGGCAACGCCCAGACGCTCCTCCAGCTGTTTAACCCGCTGCGAAACGGCTGACGGCGTGACGTTGAGAAGAGCAGCCGCTTTTTCGAAGCTGCCCGATTGGACGACGGCCAGGACGACGCGGAGAGCAGAATAGTCGAGCATAAATTAGAACCGCTTCATTTGCTTTAGCAGATTTAAGTAGCCTAAATTGCTCTCTGGGCATACCGGGTCCAGAGTTTGTGCAAGGCGGGCATCAGAAATTGGATATCTCGGTCTACTTCACTGGCATGATGATGGGCCTCAGCCTCATCGTCGCCATCGGCGCACAGAATGCGTTTGTTCTTCGCCAAGGTCTTCGAGGTGAATATGTATTTGCCGTTTGCCTCGCCTGTGCCCTGTCCGACGCCGTCCTGATCGTGCTTGGGGTGACCAGCCTCAAGCAAATCGTGGAGCTATTGCCCTGGCTCAATCCTGTCATGCGGTACGGTGGAGCAGCCTTTCTCGCCTGGTATGGAGCCAAGAGCCTCTGGTCCGCATTCTTGTCTTCGGGAACGTTGACCGTTGGAGCAGGAAGTCCTTCAAGTTTAAAGAAGACTTTGGCCACCTGTCTGGCTCTCACCTGGCTCAATCCGCACGTCTATCTCGACACCGTCGTCCTGCTTGGCACGATCTCGACGCGATTTGCCGGCTATCAGCTGTCCTTTGCGGCAGGTGCAACCACAGGGTCATTCCTCTTTTTCTTTTTGCTGGGTTATGGCGCGACACGACTGCGGCCGATCTTTTCCCGACCCGCGTCCTGGCGCATACTGGAAATGGTTATTGCATTCGTCATGTGGCTGATCGCGTTCAACCTTCTGGGGGGCGTCTAAAAAATCGAAAGGTCGACATATTGTCAGCGGACTTCCACCAGCTTCTCATCGTTTTTACAGCCTATGTAATCGCCGCGGGTAGTCCAGGCCCGAGCAACATGCGGATCATGGGCGTCGCCATGAACCAGGGCAGGCGAGCGGCGCGCGTTCTCGCAGCGGGAGTTGCCAGCGGGTCGATTTTCTGGGGGATCATGGCCGCAACCGGTGTTTCGGCAGTTCTGAGCAGACACGCGCAGGCGCTGATTGTGCTCAAGATACTTGGAGGTCTCTACCTACTCTGTATTGCCCTTAAGGCTGGCAGAGCCGCGCTCACTCCTGATCACCGAATTTCGCAGCACACAGGGGACCAACCTGCGTCCGTCGCAGCCATCTATAAACGTGGACTGCTGATGCACCTCACCAATCCTAGGGCGATACTTGCCTGGATAGCGCTGATGACACTCGGTCTTGGCTCGGAAGCTTCTCCCCGTACCGTTGTCACGGTCCCCGCAGGCTGCGCCATGCTTGGAGTGTCCATCTTTTGCGGTTACCCACTCGTCTTCTCGACGGCGCCGATGGTTGGAATGTATCGCCGTGCCCGACGCTGGATCGAAGGAACATTGACCCTGTTTTTTGGCTTTGCAGGGCTGAAACTCTTGTTATCCCGCACCTGAACATAGGATTTTCCTCGTGCCGCTCTTCCACGGTTTATCAGCTTTTCCCATTACCCCCGCTGACGCTTTCGGCTTGGTCGACACGGCCGCACTTGCGCGCCTGCTGAACCGAATCCAGATCGCCGGCGCAGACGCCATCGGGCTGTTGGGTAGCACAGGAGGCTACGCGTTTTTGTCCCGGACAGAACGGCAACGCGCGGTGAATACAGCAATGTCCACGGTCGGTGGAAAGATACCGGTCATCGTGGGTGTTGGAGCCCTTCGCACTGACGAGGCTCAAGCCTTGGCGCGTGACGCCAGGATGGCAGGCGCTGATGGTCTGCTCCTCGCGCCGATGTCGTACACGCCACTATTCGAAGACGAGGTCTACGAGCATTTTGCCACCGTCGCGGATGCCGGAGAACTTCCGTTATGCATCTATAATAATCCCAGCACCACGAAGTTCACATTCAGCAGAACACTGATCGCGCGCCTAGCAAAGGTGGCAAACATCCAGGCCGTGAAGATGCCGCTGCCGGCTGACGGCGACTTCGGAGCCGAGTTGACAGCTCTCCGTACCGAGACGCCAGCGAACTTTGCTATCGGCTATAGCGGTGACTGGGGCGCGGGATCGGCAATCCTTGCAGGTGCTGACGCCTGGTATAGCGTCGTTGGAGGTCTACTGCCCGTAGAGGCCCTCGCCCTAACGCGAGGCGCTCAAGCTGGCGACATCGCCGAAGTGGAACGGTTCGACCGATTATTCCAGCCTTTGTTCAGCCTCTTCAAGGAGTTCGGCAGCTTTCGGGTCATGTACGCCATTGCGGCTGCCTTGGACCTCGGCAGATATGATCCGCCACGTCCGATCATGCCATTACCAGAAGCTGCTGCGTCCAGGGTGCAACGGGCTCTCGACCATCTCTCCGTGCGGTCCTAAGGCTTCTGCCTGCCAGAGCAAGATGCGCCTTGAGGTGACGACCGCGCATTGCGGGAGGCTCATCAACGATGACGCTCGATACGGGCGTCATCGGGATGTTGGAGGCATGCAGTCTTTGGACTCTGGGCGCCGTCTCTGCTAATTTTGTCCAGCAAGCGGAGGAGGAGACCTTCGTATATCTGGTTTCGAACCGGCCACGGTTCTAAATAAAAGACTTGCAGGGCTCAATTTACGCAGGAGGACGTCTCATGCGCGGGTGTGCTATTGCTTGCATATGCGCCGCATTGATGGCGCTACCGGCGGTCGCCGCGGACAAACCGCATAACGCCAAGGTCCCACCGTCTTCGCCCACAAGCTGCCGAACGTGCCTGGAAAGAGCATGCGCGGCGTTTTGGTTGAATACGGTCCCGGCGGATCCAACCCTTCGCATACGCATGCGAAGAGCGCCTTCATCTATGCAACCGTGATCGAAGGGCGCATCAAAAGCCAGGTCAACGATGGCCCGATCAAGGTCTTCAATACCGGCGACAACTGGATCGAGGTGCCTGGCGATCATCACCGCGTGAGTGCCAATGCCAGCGAGACTGCACCAGCGAAAATCCTCGCAGTCTTCGTGGTGGATACCGACGAAACGACGCTGACGATCCCCGATAAATGATCGAGGCCTTCGGCTTGATGTCTGCGAAAGCCAATTCGCTGCCGCATCTCTTGCGATCGCCTGCGCGAGCTGTGCGAATGCGCGCAAGGATAGGTCGACCGGCGCAGTGCCGCAGCAGCTGCCGGGATGCTATCGACGATGCGAGGAATGCTGCTGCTTTGAAAGACCTGAAATGAGAGGAGTAGGACTCATGAGGATTGTTATCATTGGCGGCTCCGGCCTCATCGGGACCAAGGTTGCGGAGCGTTTGAGAAGCCAAGGACACGACGTCCTGCGGGCCTCGCCCTCAACCGGCATCAATTGTGTCACAGGTGAGGGGCTCGCCGAAGCGCTTGCTGGGAGCTGCGGTCGTCGTTGACGTGGCGAATTCCCCTTCGTTTGAAACCGACGCAGTTCTTGCGTTTTTCGAGTGCTCAACGATGAATCTGCTCGAAGCCGAACGGGACGCAGGCGTTCGCCATCACGTGGCGCTTTCAATCGTTGGTATAGGGCGTTCGCCCGATAACGGGTATTTTCGGGCGAAGCTTGCTCAGGAGGGCCTTATCAAAAACGCATTCCATACACGATCGTTCGTTCAACGCAGTTCCTGGAATTCCTTGGCGGCGTTGCCGAGTCTTCGGTTGTCGATGGAACTATTCGCGTGTCGCCCGGCGCGTTCCAACCAATCGCGGCGGATGACGTCGCGAATTTCGTTGCCGAAGCAGCGAGTGCTCGCCCTTTGAGCGGTTCCTTTGACATTGCTGGGCCGCAGCAGAAACCGATGAGTGATTTCTTGTCCCACTATCTCGCCGCGGCCGGAGATGCCCGTAAAGTGGTTGCCGATCCTACGGCCAAGTATTTCGGTGCTGCCGTTGATGACGAATCATTGGTGCCCCTTGGGCCCGCCAAATTGGACCAGTTGGACTTCGACACGTGGTTCGCAAAGCGAGGATGTCGTTTGCCTAATTGGCCTCCGCCCGGGACGCCACGGGGCAATCTCGTCAGGCAAGGTCCAGGCGGTTTCAGGGGCTACCACAGCAAAGGCGATGGGATTGAGGGTGGGCCAGCGTTAGATTTGCATTCGACTCATCGGGCAGCAGGCACGCCGCGTCCCTTACTGTTCAGGCAAGTCTGAAAAGCTTCTCAGCTTTCAATTGCCCGTATGTACCTTTCCATCGACTGCATAACGGCACGCATGCCATCCTTTTTAATCGTGCGGCCTGCGAAGGCGCCGTAGATTGCCTCAAACGGATAGGGCCGGACTGCTTCTACAATTGCCTCCACCGTTCTGGCGTTGAGCGGGATAAGATTTGGATAGCTGCGCATGAAGCTTACATATTTGCGGTCGAGGGCGATCTGCATTGTGTCGCCCACAAAAAGAGCGCCCCGCCCACCCTCGAGCCAAGGACAGTGAAGCACCGAGCTACCAGGAAAATGACCGCCGCATCGCACAATGGTCGCCTGACCAAGCGGCATTGTGTCATCCTCCCATGAATGCAGCGCTGGATCGGATCTCTGCACCCACTCGCGGTCATCGGCATGAGCGTAGATCGGCACACCGTTAAAGATCGTGCTCCACTCGACCATCGAGGCGTAGAAATGAGGATGCGAGATAACAATCGCCGCCAGTCCGCCTGCTGCCTTGATCCGCGCCACGCATTGCTCGTCAACGAGGCTCAGGCAATCCCAGAGAATGTTGCCTGCTGGTCCATTGACGAAAAAGGCGCGCTGGCCGATCGCGAACGACGGTGAAATTTCGAGGCTGTGTATGCCCTCGGCTTCTTTCTTCCAGATAACTTCATGTGTTCGACCGATGGACGTCATATCCGTGAATTGCTGGCCTGTCTCAGGCACGAACTGCCGCTCATCTTCGCAGATCGGACACCTTTGCGGTGGTTCTTGACGCTCGTCAAACTGGGTGCCGCAAGCGGTACATATAAAGCAGATCATCTTCATATACCTGAGAGTCCAATTTCGTGTGATGTCGTCATAGAGGCGGAGGGGATGAAGATACTGACGACGGCGAAATTCACTCGTCCAACGATCGCGGAACGTTAGTGGTGGCAGGAGGCCGCCTCAGCCCATGTCGATATAGTCCGGATAGCGCTCGGCAATGTCATTGATCATCGAAAGCGTGCCTGACAGATGGATCTTCATCGCTTTTTCTGCGCCTACGGGGTCGCCGGCGGCAATGCCTTCGATGATTGCGTCATGCGCATCGACGACCCGTTGGGTGCCGACATTGAGAAGATTGAGCCGCCGAAGCCGATCGATATGGCCGCTGTGGCGGCGGATGATCGGCCAGATATGCTCAAGCCCGGCTTCTTCATAAATGATGAAATGGAAAGCTCGGTCAAGGACTAGGAAATCCGCATATTCGTTGGATGCGACCAGCGTCTTCAGCTTGGCATTGGCCGAACGCAGGCGATCGGCGACATGGCGCGCGGTTGCGCGCTCGGCGAGATTGAAGACAGCCTCCTGCTCGACGGCGCGCCGCATGAAATGTGTCTGGCGGGCAAGATTGATATCGATCTTGGAAACCAGCGTCGCATATTGCGGATAGACCGTGATGAGGCCTTCCTCCTCCAGTCGCATCAGAGCATCGCGCACCGGCGTCTGGCTGAGACCGAACTGCTTTTGCAGTTCGACGCGCGACAGGGCCGTGCCGGGAGCAAGCTCCAGGGCCAGAATGCGCTCACGAAGATATTCTACGATCTGCGGCGCAATCTGCCTCGTGCGATCAAGCCCACTGCGATGCTTGGCCGTCAGCAAATCCAAGGTCAAAGAACGATCCTTTGTTTTCATCGATCGTGTTAATGCATTAATGTGTTAGTTTAGGTCGCCATGCGCTGCATGTCCATATCGAGAGCATCGCAGAACAAGGAAAAGCTGATGCCGGAGCAGTTTCTTCCCGCAGAAACACGGCCGTCGAGCCATGCCGGCCAGATCCCTGAAGAGACAACCCCACATCCCGACAAGCTCGCGGGCCTTGTTGCGGAGAAGCCAGTGCACCTCGTCAAATACGCGATGGTGCGGCCGAACGCGGCCAACGCTGCCTATCTTAACGTCGGTTCTGCGGTCATCGGAAAGGACTTGGTTGCAAGGGCATCGGTGAATGCCACGTGCAGTTCGGTAAGCGTAAGCTTACGATCTGCACGTCGGGCGTCTGCATTGACCTGCTCGGGCATCGCGATCTGCCATAATCAAGCCTGGATCCGCAGCCGAAGGGGAGCAACTCAACTGCCCGTTGCTGGAGTTCGAGACGGTCCGCGTGCTGCCGCGCCAAAACGTGTGATTGCCGGGCCTTGGCTGAGTTGACAGTCCTGCAGTCGTTGACTAATACATTAGTGCTCTAGTGCGTGTAGCCGATGGAGGATCGTAGCTGACCGCAAATCAGCGGTCTGCCGCACAAAGGAATTTTGGTTTTTTGTTGAGGAGGAGAGACAATGACCATCCGTTATTCCACTGGCGCAGCAGCGCTGCTTTGCGCAGTTTTGCTTTCCGGTGCGGCGTATGCAGTTGAGGGCGAGGTTAAGATCGTGCTGCCGGAGCAGCCGGCAAACCTCGATCCCTGCCGATCGATCCGCTCCGACATCGGCCGCATCATCAATTCCAACATCACGGAAACGCTGACAGTCATCGAGCCTGAAAAGGGAACGGTCGCGCCTTGGCTCGCCGATAAGTGGGAACGGGTCAACGATCTGACGTGGCGTGTCCATCTGAAGAGTGGCGTCAAGTTCCAGGACGGTGCCGAATTCAATGCCGACGCCGTCGTCAAGTCCATTAACCGTCTCATGAATCCGAAACTCACGTGTGACAGCCGCTCGAAGTTCGGCGACGTCAAGCTGACGCCCAAGGCCGTCGATGCGCAGACCGTCGAGATCGTCTCCGACAGCCCGGTTCCAATCATGCCGACATTGCTTGGCACGGTGCAGATCGTCTCGCCGAACATGCCCTTTGACAAGGAAAGTAACAAGCCAGTCGGGACCGGTCCCTATGTCGTTGAAAGCGCATCGACCGAGGAGATCGTGCTGAAACGCGATGACGGCTATTGGGGCGCCAAACCGGACGTGACGCGTGCCACCTATGTGTGGCGCAACGAGTCGGCAATCCGCGCCGCGATGATCGAATCGGCCGAGGCAGACCTTACCCCGTCGATCGCGGTACAGGACGCCACCAATCCGCAGACCGATTTCGCATACCTCAATTCCGAAACGACGCGCATGCGCATCGATGCGCAGATTCCGCCGCTGGACGACGTGCGCATCCGCAAGGCACTCAACATGGCCATCGACTGGGATGGTATGGGCGAGGCGCTGTTCGGCAAGGACGTACTGCGTGCCTCGCAGATGGTCGTACCGGGCGTGCGCGGCCACAATCCCGACATCAAGGCCTGGACCTACAATCCCGATGAGGCGAAGAAGCTGGTCGAAGAGGCGAAGGCGGCCGGCGCTCCCGTCGACAAAGAGATCGTGCTCATCGGCCGAAACGGCTTCTTCCCCAACTCCTCGGAAAGCCTCGAAGCAATGCGCTCGATGTGGCAAGAGATCGGCCTCAATGTCTCGATCCGCCAGCTCGAGGCCGCCGACTGGGTCCGCTACCTCGACAAGCCGTTCCCGGAAGGCCGTGGCCCGAC
This genomic stretch from Rhizobium favelukesii harbors:
- a CDS encoding LysE family translocator, with protein sequence MSADFHQLLIVFTAYVIAAGSPGPSNMRIMGVAMNQGRRAARVLAAGVASGSIFWGIMAATGVSAVLSRHAQALIVLKILGGLYLLCIALKAGRAALTPDHRISQHTGDQPASVAAIYKRGLLMHLTNPRAILAWIALMTLGLGSEASPRTVVTVPAGCAMLGVSIFCGYPLVFSTAPMVGMYRRARRWIEGTLTLFFGFAGLKLLLSRT
- a CDS encoding LysR family transcriptional regulator ArgP, which encodes MLDYSALRVVLAVVQSGSFEKAAALLNVTPSAVSQRVKQLEERLGVALIVRGNPCTATEKGEWLCRHMDNVGMLENELFEHLPSLVDPADPEHRVMLQIATNADSLGTWFLEAISNFSKSSSYLVSISVDDQDHTAEWLQRGRVVAAVTSAEKPISGCRRFFLGSLRYHATASPEFVSRYFPEGVTPKAIANAPALTFNQKDKLQSDWVRRTLGHSVNFPSHWLPSTNSFIEASLSGMGWGMNPVELTREHLLAGRLIELIPETPLDIPLYWQINRLAADRLAGLTLEVSEVAKRRLI
- a CDS encoding LysE/ArgO family amino acid transporter, with the translated sequence MMMGLSLIVAIGAQNAFVLRQGLRGEYVFAVCLACALSDAVLIVLGVTSLKQIVELLPWLNPVMRYGGAAFLAWYGAKSLWSAFLSSGTLTVGAGSPSSLKKTLATCLALTWLNPHVYLDTVVLLGTISTRFAGYQLSFAAGATTGSFLFFFLLGYGATRLRPIFSRPASWRILEMVIAFVMWLIAFNLLGGV
- a CDS encoding ABC transporter substrate-binding protein codes for the protein MTIRYSTGAAALLCAVLLSGAAYAVEGEVKIVLPEQPANLDPCRSIRSDIGRIINSNITETLTVIEPEKGTVAPWLADKWERVNDLTWRVHLKSGVKFQDGAEFNADAVVKSINRLMNPKLTCDSRSKFGDVKLTPKAVDAQTVEIVSDSPVPIMPTLLGTVQIVSPNMPFDKESNKPVGTGPYVVESASTEEIVLKRDDGYWGAKPDVTRATYVWRNESAIRAAMIESAEADLTPSIAVQDATNPQTDFAYLNSETTRMRIDAQIPPLDDVRIRKALNMAIDWDGMGEALFGKDVLRASQMVVPGVRGHNPDIKAWTYNPDEAKKLVEEAKAAGAPVDKEIVLIGRNGFFPNSSESLEAMRSMWQEIGLNVSIRQLEAADWVRYLDKPFPEGRGPTLFQQQHDNNTGDAGFTAPVMYLSDGQYSTIADKDLDARLKKAMAATGDDREKLFQSVFAKVHDEIVADVPMYHMIGYVRVGPRLDWKPDLKTNSEIALSEIHFKN
- a CDS encoding GntR family transcriptional regulator; the encoded protein is MTLDLLTAKHRSGLDRTRQIAPQIVEYLRERILALELAPGTALSRVELQKQFGLSQTPVRDALMRLEEEGLITVYPQYATLVSKIDINLARQTHFMRRAVEQEAVFNLAERATARHVADRLRSANAKLKTLVASNEYADFLVLDRAFHFIIYEEAGLEHIWPIIRRHSGHIDRLRRLNLLNVGTQRVVDAHDAIIEGIAAGDPVGAEKAMKIHLSGTLSMINDIAERYPDYIDMG
- a CDS encoding dihydrodipicolinate synthase family protein, whose translation is MPLFHGLSAFPITPADAFGLVDTAALARLLNRIQIAGADAIGLLGSTGGYAFLSRTERQRAVNTAMSTVGGKIPVIVGVGALRTDEAQALARDARMAGADGLLLAPMSYTPLFEDEVYEHFATVADAGELPLCIYNNPSTTKFTFSRTLIARLAKVANIQAVKMPLPADGDFGAELTALRTETPANFAIGYSGDWGAGSAILAGADAWYSVVGGLLPVEALALTRGAQAGDIAEVERFDRLFQPLFSLFKEFGSFRVMYAIAAALDLGRYDPPRPIMPLPEAAASRVQRALDHLSVRS
- a CDS encoding MBL fold metallo-hydrolase, which produces MICFICTACGTQFDERQEPPQRCPICEDERQFVPETGQQFTDMTSIGRTHEVIWKKEAEGIHSLEISPSFAIGQRAFFVNGPAGNILWDCLSLVDEQCVARIKAAGGLAAIVISHPHFYASMVEWSTIFNGVPIYAHADDREWVQRSDPALHSWEDDTMPLGQATIVRCGGHFPGSSVLHCPWLEGGRGALFVGDTMQIALDRKYVSFMRSYPNLIPLNARTVEAIVEAVRPYPFEAIYGAFAGRTIKKDGMRAVMQSMERYIRAIES